A window from Shewanella livingstonensis encodes these proteins:
- the focA gene encoding formate transporter FocA, which produces MSRVDAQEAQTQQLTARQISHLAVVDNSAVMSPFEKAAEYGYAKVTKHFGQSFGLSVFAGAFIALAFVFYLTVTTGSAPGSWGLVRFSGGIAFSLGLILVVVLGGELFTSTVLSAIAWAQKRVTTKQLLGCWMRVYLGNLCGAMLILILVMMSKMYAMDGNEWGLNALHVSQHKIHHDWSQAFALGTLCNLLVCLGVWMTFSCKDALAKSLLLILPVAMFVSSGFEHSIANLFMVPLGIAIQNFAGSEYFIALGVMPQAFADLTISNFVLHNLIPVTLGNILGGAVFVGLGYFWIDNSNTKTAAEMPSLYINPITQNQPQSLSISESIDQSNMTSQIQYQPSQKDLAMKNKIQKLIVSELMDTKPTTLSVDTNIYQALTLLAAKNLRSAPVVDQDNQLLGFVSEQDLMRSLWSEEFAAKLPISVKDIMQTKMLTVAPTEKIVQLLEFMVVDKKKLFPVTDTGMYISGGYQSYEERLRDASAAVPSAYPVVENGRLCGVIRREALMQMFSKLYSPKHDGITHPAEQQSVA; this is translated from the coding sequence ATGAGTAGAGTTGACGCCCAAGAGGCGCAAACTCAACAGCTAACGGCTAGGCAAATAAGCCATCTCGCCGTGGTTGATAATTCCGCTGTGATGAGCCCTTTCGAAAAAGCCGCTGAATATGGATACGCTAAAGTCACTAAGCACTTTGGCCAATCATTTGGTCTATCGGTATTTGCAGGGGCATTCATTGCGCTGGCATTTGTGTTTTATCTTACCGTGACGACAGGTTCGGCCCCCGGTTCATGGGGGTTAGTCAGATTTAGTGGTGGTATCGCCTTTAGTTTAGGACTCATTCTCGTTGTTGTACTGGGTGGTGAACTCTTTACCAGTACCGTATTAAGCGCTATTGCTTGGGCACAAAAGCGGGTGACAACCAAACAATTACTTGGCTGCTGGATGCGTGTTTATTTAGGCAACTTATGTGGTGCCATGTTGATACTGATATTGGTAATGATGTCAAAAATGTATGCCATGGATGGTAATGAATGGGGACTTAATGCGCTGCATGTTTCACAACACAAGATCCACCATGATTGGAGTCAAGCTTTTGCTCTCGGAACATTATGTAACTTACTGGTGTGCTTAGGTGTCTGGATGACCTTTAGTTGTAAAGATGCTTTAGCTAAATCGTTACTGCTTATATTGCCAGTCGCGATGTTCGTCTCCAGTGGCTTTGAACATAGTATTGCCAACTTATTTATGGTGCCACTGGGTATTGCTATTCAGAACTTTGCAGGAAGCGAATATTTCATTGCTCTAGGAGTGATGCCACAAGCTTTTGCAGACCTTACTATTAGTAATTTTGTGTTGCATAACCTTATTCCAGTAACGCTGGGCAACATTTTAGGCGGCGCAGTATTTGTTGGCTTAGGTTATTTCTGGATAGATAACTCAAATACAAAAACAGCTGCTGAGATGCCCTCGCTATACATTAACCCCATTACGCAAAATCAGCCACAGAGCTTGTCAATTTCAGAATCAATTGACCAATCAAACATGACTTCACAAATTCAATATCAACCAAGTCAAAAGGACTTAGCCATGAAAAATAAAATCCAAAAACTTATCGTTAGTGAACTAATGGACACCAAACCTACCACCCTTTCAGTTGATACCAATATTTATCAGGCTCTTACACTATTAGCGGCAAAAAACCTGCGCAGTGCTCCGGTAGTAGACCAAGATAATCAACTATTAGGCTTTGTGTCGGAGCAAGATCTAATGCGCTCGCTTTGGTCTGAGGAGTTTGCTGCAAAATTGCCAATTTCAGTAAAAGATATCATGCAAACTAAGATGCTCACCGTCGCACCAACAGAAAAAATTGTGCAACTGCTTGAGTTTATGGTGGTTGATAAAAAGAAGCTCTTCCCGGTAACAGATACGGGTATGTATATTAGTGGTGGCTACCAGAGCTATGAAGAGCGCCTGCGTGATGCTTCCGCAGCGGTACCAAGTGCCTATCCAGTTGTTGAAAATGGGCGTTTATGTGGGGTTATCCGCCGTGAAGCACTGATGCAGATGTTCTCTAAGCTATATAGTCCAAAACACGATGGCATTACACATCCCGCAGAACAACAATCAGTGGCATAG